A genomic stretch from Chitinophaga agri includes:
- the uraD gene encoding 2-oxo-4-hydroxy-4-carboxy-5-ureidoimidazoline decarboxylase produces the protein MTLKDLNTLSPEQLQQTLRQCCGATAWIEKMKHEFPVADEESLLEAAARHWHTCSEEDWKEAFTHHPKIGDLHALQQKFASTAHWTSGEQAGTIDASTVILQAFAKGNMLYEDKFGYIFIVCATGRSAPEMLSLLTERLKNTPEDEIKIAMGEQEKITTIRLKKLLTA, from the coding sequence ATGACTTTGAAAGACTTGAACACACTATCACCAGAACAATTACAACAAACACTGCGTCAATGTTGTGGCGCAACAGCATGGATCGAAAAAATGAAGCATGAATTTCCTGTAGCTGATGAAGAAAGTCTGCTGGAAGCCGCTGCCCGGCACTGGCATACCTGCTCTGAAGAAGACTGGAAGGAAGCCTTTACACATCATCCGAAGATCGGAGACCTGCATGCCCTGCAACAAAAATTTGCCTCCACCGCACACTGGACCAGTGGAGAACAGGCAGGTACCATAGATGCGTCAACAGTTATACTCCAGGCATTTGCAAAAGGCAACATGCTGTATGAAGATAAATTCGGTTACATATTTATCGTATGTGCCACCGGCAGGTCAGCACCTGAAATGCTGTCGTTGCTGACAGAACGCCTGAAAAACACACCTGAGGACGAAATAAAGATCGCGATGGGTGAACAGGAAAAGATCACTACTATCAGACTGAAAAAACTATTGACTGCATGA
- the pucL gene encoding factor-independent urate hydroxylase has product MKIRLGENSYGKNAIQLSKIIRHPAYHEFRQITVSVSLKGDFEEAHTNGDNSKILPTDTQKNTVYALAKDHFKSSVEDFAIYLANHFVSTQPQVGTATVAIAEHLYQRIMLDGNEHPHTYIGGGSEKHTTVVTKDATSVSVTSGIADLLILKTTDSAFEKYIKDTYTTLKETSDRILATKCTITWEYDPLPADYTEQYNSIREVLLRTFAGHKSLSVQQTLYAMGAAVLESHANVKDVYLEMPNKHHIPFNLEQFNIRHENEIFMATDEPYGLISGRVTRE; this is encoded by the coding sequence ATGAAAATAAGACTTGGCGAAAATAGCTATGGCAAAAATGCTATCCAATTATCTAAAATTATCCGTCACCCCGCTTATCATGAGTTCCGGCAAATAACAGTGAGCGTCTCGCTGAAGGGCGATTTTGAAGAGGCCCATACAAATGGTGACAATAGCAAAATATTGCCTACAGATACACAAAAGAATACCGTGTACGCCTTGGCGAAGGATCATTTTAAATCTTCCGTGGAAGACTTTGCTATTTATCTTGCCAATCACTTTGTTTCCACACAGCCCCAGGTAGGAACTGCTACTGTTGCAATAGCGGAACACCTGTACCAGCGTATCATGCTGGACGGAAATGAACATCCGCATACCTATATCGGCGGCGGGTCCGAAAAGCATACGACTGTCGTTACAAAAGACGCCACCAGTGTCAGCGTTACATCCGGTATTGCTGACCTGTTAATATTAAAAACAACTGATTCTGCTTTTGAGAAATATATAAAAGACACATACACCACACTAAAGGAGACCAGTGACCGGATACTGGCTACAAAATGTACCATCACATGGGAATATGATCCATTGCCGGCTGATTATACAGAACAGTATAACAGTATAAGGGAGGTGTTACTACGTACATTCGCAGGACATAAAAGCCTCTCCGTACAACAGACCCTGTATGCTATGGGAGCCGCCGTACTGGAGTCGCATGCCAATGTAAAAGATGTCTATCTTGAAATGCCTAATAAGCATCATATCCCCTTCAACCTGGAGCAGTTCAATATCAGACACGAGAATGAGATCTTCATGGCGACGGATGAGCCGTATGGTCTGATTTCGGGACGGGTGACGCGGGAGTAG
- the allE gene encoding (S)-ureidoglycine aminohydrolase produces the protein MEISAMTRSVVKRNHAVICPDGYVNSVVPGWTNCRVNVLINEQMGARLGQTLITATADTVIAGDTDTAQIFFYIISGSCIAKVDTALQTLGSGQFVYVPAGHSYSLEQFSADTQIVTFHKVYEPLKGHTAPPVIFGDAAKVEGPAFLGDPALRLQVLLPEDLSFDMAVNIFTYDPGGHLPFVETHIMEHGLLYLQGQGVYMLDHEWYPIKKGDTIWMAPYCQQWFTAMGKEPAVYIYYKNVNRFPTTL, from the coding sequence ATGGAAATATCAGCAATGACAAGATCGGTGGTAAAGCGTAATCACGCAGTGATCTGTCCGGATGGATATGTCAACAGTGTCGTACCGGGATGGACAAACTGCCGCGTAAATGTACTGATCAATGAGCAAATGGGCGCACGCCTTGGACAAACACTGATCACGGCAACGGCAGATACTGTTATTGCAGGCGATACAGACACCGCACAGATCTTCTTTTATATCATCTCCGGCTCGTGTATCGCGAAAGTAGATACGGCTTTACAAACGTTAGGCAGCGGACAGTTCGTCTACGTGCCTGCAGGGCATTCCTATAGCCTGGAGCAGTTCTCCGCAGATACACAGATCGTGACATTCCATAAAGTATATGAACCATTAAAAGGACATACTGCACCACCGGTGATCTTTGGTGATGCCGCTAAAGTAGAAGGCCCTGCCTTCCTGGGTGATCCTGCGTTACGGCTCCAGGTCCTACTACCGGAAGATCTGTCGTTTGACATGGCCGTAAATATCTTCACATATGACCCCGGTGGACATCTTCCTTTTGTGGAAACACACATTATGGAACATGGTTTGCTCTATCTCCAGGGACAAGGAGTGTATATGCTCGATCATGAGTGGTACCCGATCAAAAAAGGAGATACCATCTGGATGGCGCCCTATTGTCAGCAATGGTTCACTGCGATGGGCAAAGAACCGGCAGTGTATATCTATTACAAGAATGTGAACCGGTTTCCAACTACGTTATAA
- the allB gene encoding allantoinase AllB — protein sequence MFDLIIKGNNILTPEGIKPGVVLVRDGCIYSVSDTVPEAAHTIVDIGNKILMPGMIDPHVHINEPGRTDWEGFATATQAAVAGGITTLIDMPLNADPVTTTVRAFEEKIQAAGPRLHCDVGYWGGIIPGNTHEIEGMALKGISGFKAFLTHSGIDDFPHVTAADLEMAMPVIARHQLPLLVHCELMPDIQPPRQDNVRSYRQYMASRPQLWEQAAIALMIHCCELYGCRVHIVHLSSAAALEQITIAKEKGLPLTVETTQHYLYFNAEEIPDGNTSFKCAPPIRERENNSKLWEALKAGIIDFVATDHSPAPPALKQIDTGDFTTAWGGIASLQLALPALWTAGRSRGVRIEQIASWLCERPAILAGLENRKGKIAPGYDADLVVWDPERSFIVNAEGLYHKHKLTPYINETLYGVVEQTYLRGVKVFDEGNFPHTHQGQHIIRQSNI from the coding sequence ATGTTTGACCTCATTATAAAAGGAAATAACATACTCACACCTGAGGGTATTAAACCCGGTGTAGTATTGGTGAGAGACGGCTGCATCTACTCAGTCAGTGACACCGTGCCTGAGGCAGCCCATACCATTGTTGATATCGGTAATAAGATACTGATGCCGGGCATGATTGATCCACATGTACACATCAACGAACCCGGCAGAACAGATTGGGAAGGCTTTGCAACAGCTACACAGGCTGCTGTTGCCGGCGGTATCACTACCCTGATCGACATGCCACTGAATGCGGATCCGGTGACGACTACCGTCAGGGCATTTGAGGAAAAAATACAGGCGGCCGGTCCCCGGTTACACTGTGATGTCGGATACTGGGGAGGCATTATACCGGGCAACACACACGAAATAGAAGGGATGGCATTAAAGGGGATCAGTGGGTTCAAGGCATTCCTGACGCACTCCGGCATTGACGACTTTCCGCATGTCACCGCTGCCGATCTGGAAATGGCGATGCCGGTCATTGCCCGCCATCAGCTGCCCTTACTGGTCCATTGTGAGCTGATGCCGGATATACAGCCCCCTAGGCAGGATAATGTACGCTCCTATCGACAGTATATGGCATCCCGCCCGCAATTGTGGGAACAGGCGGCTATTGCGCTGATGATACATTGCTGCGAACTATATGGATGCAGGGTCCATATTGTGCATCTTTCTTCGGCAGCCGCCCTTGAACAGATCACTATCGCAAAGGAAAAAGGGTTACCCCTTACAGTTGAAACCACACAGCATTACCTGTACTTCAATGCGGAGGAGATCCCCGACGGCAATACCAGCTTTAAATGCGCACCGCCTATCCGGGAAAGAGAGAATAACAGTAAATTATGGGAAGCCCTGAAAGCGGGCATTATTGACTTTGTGGCAACAGATCATTCTCCGGCACCACCGGCATTGAAACAGATCGACACAGGTGACTTCACTACTGCCTGGGGTGGCATAGCCTCCCTTCAGTTAGCATTACCTGCCCTATGGACAGCAGGCAGAAGCCGGGGCGTCCGCATTGAACAGATAGCGAGCTGGTTATGTGAACGTCCTGCGATATTAGCCGGACTAGAAAACAGAAAAGGGAAGATAGCACCGGGTTATGACGCTGACCTCGTCGTATGGGATCCTGAGCGTTCATTTATCGTCAATGCAGAAGGACTGTACCATAAACATAAACTGACACCCTACATCAATGAGACTTTATATGGTGTTGTGGAACAAACCTATCTGAGAGGAGTAAAAGTATTTGATGAGGGTAATTTTCCACATACGCATCAGGGTCAGCACATCATCAGACAGTCAAACATATAG
- a CDS encoding molybdopterin cofactor-binding domain-containing protein, whose amino-acid sequence MKNIDSNTHVSGTSVYLDDVPVMNGTLFGAAFESPSAHGVIRELILDDALRIPGVVRVFTAADIPGQNEIGGIIKDEPLLADTHVHFCGMPVAFVVARTREAARAAVKKIRIRIDALPVITDPREAQAKGELIIPPRTFRQGDTDLAWPQCTHIFTGNADINGQEHLYIETQGAYVIPQEHNSLRIYSSTQGPTAVQRVVAAITGASMHQFEVIVTRLGGGFGGKEDQANTWAALCALAAWILKKPVKYALHRMEDMAMTGKRHPYAADFKIGLDKDLKILAYEVSFFQNAGASADLSPAVLARTLFHCTNAYYIPHVKATAWSCRTHLPPNTAFRGFGGPQGMFVIEAAIAKAARVLQVDAALIQKTNLIATGQTFPYGQIAASEAGTCWDKAETLYDVVEQQRKVQLFNTENKLLKKGIAFMPICFGISFTNTMMNNARSLVHVYSDGSVGISTGAVEMGQGVNTKILQVAAQTFSIPANKIKLNHTSTYTIANTSPSAASATADLNGKATLIACNAILDRLKQLAAEAFHVTPADITLENGHVLVNQQPSSWNWQQLVTTAFAQRINLSEHGHYATPEIHYDAVKEKGHPFAYHVYGTAILEATVDCLRGTYTIDTVKVVHDFGNSMNTDIDRGQIEGGIVQGIGWMTLEEVIYDREGKLRSNALSTYKVPDIYAVPKTIAIDALQTTRDNLAVFRSKAVGEPPLMYGIGAWFALHNAIRAFHPHADIPFITPMTPEKVLLALYSKTNTETNQQHAETVSHLGSDL is encoded by the coding sequence ATGAAGAATATTGATTCGAACACACATGTCAGCGGTACGTCTGTGTACCTGGACGATGTACCCGTCATGAATGGTACGTTGTTCGGAGCTGCCTTTGAGTCGCCCTCCGCGCATGGCGTCATCAGGGAATTGATATTAGATGACGCCCTGCGGATACCTGGTGTCGTGCGCGTCTTTACAGCAGCCGATATTCCCGGACAGAACGAGATAGGTGGTATCATCAAGGATGAACCCCTGCTGGCTGATACACATGTACATTTTTGCGGTATGCCGGTGGCCTTTGTGGTCGCCCGCACCCGGGAGGCGGCAAGAGCAGCGGTAAAGAAGATACGTATTAGGATCGATGCGCTACCTGTCATTACTGATCCCCGCGAGGCGCAGGCAAAAGGTGAGCTCATCATCCCTCCACGCACTTTCCGGCAGGGAGATACAGACCTTGCCTGGCCGCAATGTACACACATCTTTACCGGCAATGCTGATATCAACGGACAGGAGCATCTGTACATTGAAACGCAGGGCGCCTATGTCATTCCACAGGAGCATAACAGTCTGCGGATCTATTCCTCCACGCAGGGACCAACTGCTGTGCAACGCGTGGTAGCTGCCATCACAGGAGCCTCTATGCACCAGTTTGAAGTGATCGTGACACGGCTGGGTGGTGGCTTTGGTGGCAAGGAAGATCAGGCGAACACCTGGGCGGCCCTCTGTGCCTTAGCCGCATGGATACTGAAAAAGCCGGTAAAATATGCCCTGCACAGAATGGAGGATATGGCAATGACTGGTAAGCGGCATCCATATGCAGCCGACTTTAAAATAGGGCTGGACAAAGACCTGAAAATACTGGCGTACGAAGTATCCTTCTTTCAGAATGCCGGCGCTTCCGCCGACCTGTCGCCTGCCGTACTGGCCAGGACACTTTTTCATTGTACCAATGCCTATTACATTCCCCATGTGAAAGCAACCGCCTGGAGTTGCCGTACACACCTTCCTCCCAACACCGCCTTCAGAGGCTTTGGTGGTCCGCAGGGCATGTTTGTGATAGAAGCTGCCATTGCAAAAGCAGCCCGCGTGCTGCAGGTAGATGCGGCCCTTATTCAGAAAACAAACCTGATCGCCACCGGACAAACATTCCCCTACGGACAGATCGCTGCCAGTGAAGCCGGCACCTGCTGGGACAAGGCGGAAACATTGTATGATGTGGTGGAACAGCAAAGAAAGGTACAACTGTTCAATACGGAAAATAAGCTGCTTAAAAAAGGGATCGCCTTTATGCCGATCTGCTTCGGTATTTCTTTTACCAACACGATGATGAACAATGCCCGTTCGCTGGTACATGTTTATTCAGACGGGAGCGTCGGCATCAGTACTGGCGCTGTTGAAATGGGACAGGGCGTCAATACGAAAATACTTCAGGTAGCCGCACAGACGTTTTCCATCCCTGCGAATAAAATAAAGCTCAATCATACCAGTACCTATACTATTGCCAATACGTCGCCCTCTGCGGCCAGCGCTACGGCGGATCTGAATGGGAAGGCAACACTGATAGCCTGTAATGCAATACTGGACAGGCTGAAACAACTGGCTGCGGAAGCATTCCACGTCACGCCTGCTGACATCACCCTGGAAAACGGACATGTACTGGTGAATCAGCAGCCGTCTTCCTGGAACTGGCAACAGCTCGTCACAACTGCTTTTGCACAGCGGATCAATCTGTCTGAACACGGACATTACGCCACTCCGGAAATACACTATGATGCAGTGAAAGAGAAAGGGCATCCTTTCGCCTATCATGTGTATGGCACTGCCATACTGGAAGCGACGGTCGACTGCCTTCGTGGTACCTATACCATAGACACGGTTAAGGTTGTACACGACTTTGGCAACAGTATGAATACCGATATTGACCGCGGACAAATAGAAGGCGGTATCGTACAGGGTATCGGATGGATGACCCTGGAAGAAGTGATCTACGACAGAGAAGGAAAGCTCCGTTCTAATGCATTATCCACCTACAAGGTACCCGATATCTATGCAGTCCCAAAAACGATTGCCATAGACGCATTGCAAACTACCAGGGATAACCTGGCCGTATTCCGTTCCAAAGCAGTCGGAGAACCACCACTGATGTACGGAATAGGTGCCTGGTTTGCGCTGCACAATGCGATACGGGCATTCCACCCACATGCTGATATCCCGTTTATCACCCCTATGACGCCTGAGAAAGTGCTGTTGGCATTATATTCTAAAACCAATACGGAAACGAATCAACAACATGCAGAAACAGTTAGTCACCTGGGATCTGATCTGTAA
- a CDS encoding KTSC domain-containing protein, whose amino-acid sequence MPSTVVYKMLYDHDTATLRIIFVSGLIYDYKNVPEEVYQAMKNSGSKGTYLNKHIKGHYAYEKVG is encoded by the coding sequence ATGCCATCTACCGTTGTCTATAAGATGCTTTATGACCATGATACTGCTACCCTGCGGATCATCTTCGTTTCCGGTCTGATATACGACTACAAGAACGTACCGGAAGAAGTGTATCAGGCAATGAAAAATTCTGGTTCAAAGGGGACTTATCTCAACAAGCATATCAAAGGGCACTATGCGTATGAAAAAGTCGGCTGA
- a CDS encoding allantoate amidohydrolase gives MENYLHRANNILARIQELACISEDAHCITRTFGSPAFISGCSRVLSWMQEAGLDARIDNIGNVRGRWNSQQPAAKTLVIASHIDTVRNAGRFDGPLGVIMGIDLIHWLHQEDIQLPFNIELIAFSDEEGVRFHTTYLGSNTVAGSFDISLLQQTDDTGITLRDAIKTIGGDPALLANDAIPAEEWLGYFEIHIEQGPVLYEEQLPVAIVQSIAGQQRVRVKFNGISGHAGTVPMDMRQDALCAAAEFILATERYAAHQKEALLATVGTLQITDAASNVIPGEVTCTLDIRSPEQTVLKKARKSLKEIAAQICDERQLTADWDIIQKTKPVACDTALSHLLAQAVSAAGYNVKNLHSGAGHDAVTIAAVAPVCMLFVRCYKGISHQPLENVEVPDIAAAVKVADHFIHRLTEVYKKR, from the coding sequence ATGGAAAACTACCTGCACCGGGCAAACAATATACTGGCCAGAATCCAGGAACTGGCTTGTATCAGTGAGGATGCTCACTGTATAACGCGCACGTTCGGCTCACCTGCTTTTATCAGCGGATGCAGCCGTGTATTGTCATGGATGCAGGAAGCAGGACTGGACGCCAGAATAGATAATATCGGAAATGTAAGAGGCAGATGGAACAGTCAGCAACCTGCCGCCAAAACACTGGTCATTGCGTCACATATCGATACAGTCAGGAATGCAGGCCGCTTTGATGGTCCATTAGGCGTGATCATGGGCATAGACCTGATCCACTGGCTGCACCAGGAAGATATACAACTCCCGTTCAATATAGAGCTGATCGCCTTCAGTGATGAGGAAGGCGTACGCTTTCATACCACATACCTGGGCAGTAATACCGTTGCCGGTAGCTTTGACATATCGCTGCTTCAGCAAACAGATGATACGGGTATCACACTTCGTGATGCGATCAAAACAATTGGCGGCGATCCGGCGTTACTGGCCAATGATGCCATACCAGCAGAAGAATGGCTGGGATATTTCGAAATACATATCGAACAGGGACCGGTACTGTATGAAGAGCAACTACCGGTAGCCATTGTACAAAGTATCGCAGGACAACAACGTGTCCGCGTAAAGTTTAATGGTATATCCGGGCATGCGGGCACTGTCCCCATGGACATGCGGCAGGATGCTTTATGTGCAGCGGCTGAATTCATACTGGCAACAGAAAGGTATGCTGCGCATCAGAAAGAAGCGCTGCTGGCTACAGTGGGCACCCTCCAGATAACAGATGCCGCCAGCAACGTGATACCGGGTGAAGTAACCTGCACACTGGACATCAGGAGTCCTGAACAGACTGTATTAAAGAAAGCACGCAAATCCCTGAAAGAAATAGCCGCACAGATCTGTGATGAAAGGCAACTGACCGCGGACTGGGACATTATACAAAAAACGAAGCCTGTTGCCTGTGACACCGCATTAAGCCACCTGCTTGCGCAGGCTGTCTCCGCAGCAGGCTACAATGTGAAGAACCTGCATAGCGGCGCAGGACATGACGCCGTGACCATTGCAGCCGTTGCTCCCGTATGCATGCTGTTTGTCAGATGTTACAAAGGAATCAGTCATCAGCCACTGGAAAATGTGGAAGTACCGGACATTGCTGCGGCAGTGAAAGTAGCAGATCATTTTATTCATCGCCTCACAGAGGTATATAAAAAGCGGTAA
- the uraH gene encoding hydroxyisourate hydrolase: MSQITTHILDTSAGIPAAGVPASLLQQTAGGWTSIATGETGEDGRITDLLPPDKLLTPGSYKLRFDTEAYFTERDITTFYPFVEIAFLINDEPHYHVPLLLNPFGYSTYRGS; encoded by the coding sequence ATGAGCCAGATCACGACACATATACTAGATACTTCAGCAGGCATACCCGCAGCGGGTGTGCCTGCCAGCCTGCTGCAACAGACAGCTGGCGGATGGACATCCATTGCCACCGGCGAGACCGGTGAAGATGGAAGGATCACCGATCTGCTGCCGCCTGACAAGTTATTAACACCTGGAAGCTACAAACTCAGATTTGATACGGAAGCCTACTTTACCGAACGGGATATCACTACATTCTACCCTTTTGTAGAAATAGCTTTTCTTATCAATGATGAGCCACATTACCATGTGCCACTTTTATTGAATCCGTTTGGTTACTCTACTTATCGTGGCAGCTAA
- a CDS encoding DUF6986 family protein, which translates to MQLAIAENEKEQLLQVLQTANLKFQQTYPGDKPDRQPIHTVYGGANLFKADTCIRMGDIALKHLHTYAPDFVSLAKALRLEGHEQLPQKEAAISQLQERLALLTDKDRRQEPAWLYYTVYHKIIRKLSTEAVEDFRIDFEDGFGNRPDEEEDATAVSAARELALGMRQKTISPFIGIRIKPFTEDLKYRSVRTLDLFLTTLLQETRGVLPANFVVMLPKVTIPEQVVTLVRLFELLEKAHALVPGSLKMETMIEATQIIMDDEGRNPLMRIIRASEGRCIAAHFGTYDYTASCGITAKYQTMAHPVCDFAHHMTKVALGSTGIFLSDGATNVIPVAPHKGAHLSLAQLQENADTVHHAWRTGYGHTQHSLINGFYQGWDLNPAQLPMRYAATYLFFLSNYEDALFRLKTFVERAAISTLTKDIFDDAATGQGLLNFFLKGINCGAISEEEVLATGLTLDEIRSRSFYRILEGRRKRH; encoded by the coding sequence ATGCAACTGGCTATCGCTGAAAATGAGAAAGAACAACTGCTACAGGTATTACAAACAGCCAACCTGAAATTCCAGCAGACCTATCCCGGTGATAAACCTGACCGGCAGCCAATACATACTGTCTATGGCGGCGCTAACCTGTTCAAAGCGGATACCTGTATCCGCATGGGCGACATTGCGCTTAAACATCTGCATACCTATGCGCCTGATTTTGTCTCACTCGCAAAGGCCCTGCGGTTAGAAGGGCACGAACAGCTGCCACAAAAGGAAGCTGCGATCAGTCAGCTACAGGAAAGACTGGCGCTGTTAACAGACAAGGACCGCCGTCAGGAACCCGCCTGGTTGTATTATACTGTCTATCACAAGATCATCCGGAAGTTATCCACAGAAGCTGTGGAAGACTTCCGGATCGACTTTGAAGATGGTTTCGGTAACCGTCCGGATGAAGAAGAAGATGCCACTGCTGTCAGTGCCGCCAGAGAACTGGCGCTGGGCATGCGGCAAAAGACTATCTCTCCTTTCATTGGCATTCGTATCAAACCTTTTACCGAAGACCTGAAATACCGGAGTGTAAGAACACTGGACCTGTTCCTGACAACCCTGTTACAGGAAACAAGGGGCGTCCTGCCAGCTAACTTTGTGGTGATGTTACCCAAAGTCACTATTCCGGAACAGGTCGTCACGCTCGTCAGGTTGTTCGAGCTGCTGGAAAAAGCACATGCACTGGTTCCCGGCTCCCTGAAAATGGAAACCATGATAGAAGCCACGCAGATCATCATGGACGATGAAGGCAGAAACCCATTGATGCGGATCATCAGGGCCAGCGAAGGGCGTTGTATCGCAGCCCATTTCGGTACATATGACTACACTGCTTCCTGCGGTATCACCGCGAAATACCAGACCATGGCACATCCGGTATGTGACTTTGCCCATCATATGACCAAAGTCGCACTGGGCAGTACAGGTATCTTCCTCTCGGATGGCGCCACCAATGTCATCCCGGTAGCCCCGCATAAAGGAGCACATCTGAGCCTGGCGCAGTTACAGGAGAACGCAGATACCGTTCATCATGCATGGCGTACCGGATACGGACACACCCAGCATTCCCTCATCAATGGCTTCTACCAGGGATGGGACCTGAATCCGGCACAGTTACCCATGCGCTATGCAGCCACCTACCTGTTCTTCCTCAGCAATTATGAAGACGCATTATTCCGGCTGAAGACATTTGTGGAACGTGCAGCGATCTCCACACTCACCAAAGACATCTTTGACGATGCGGCTACCGGACAGGGACTGCTGAACTTCTTTCTGAAAGGGATCAATTGCGGCGCTATTTCTGAAGAAGAGGTACTCGCTACCGGATTAACGCTGGATGAGATCAGGAGCCGGTCCTTTTACCGTATACTGGAAGGAAGAAGAAAGCGACACTGA
- a CDS encoding XdhC family protein, whose translation MQKQLVTWDLICKSLRQNIPVMLLYVLESNGSSPGRRGFFMAVNESGEIAGSIGGGIMEHKFAEMAKEQLGHFATSYSIHQQHHDKSVPKNQSGMICSGDQTILLYKLTPDSITPVNKIIACLMQHQQGILELSPLGLQFTSEVQGHPAYDYHMQSELDWYYREKIGYRDYLHIIGGGHCSLALSDIMHKLDFYVHVYEERPQVHTLLQNNSAHEKTIVHDYSQLETLISGGPHHYVVIMTVGYRTDDIALRALLYTSLRYCGVLGSAAKMDKMFATYRAEGIPDSLLTRLYAPIGIDISSQTPEEIAVSIAAQLIQTRHLPTPASPVPKSDHTAHPSP comes from the coding sequence ATGCAGAAACAGTTAGTCACCTGGGATCTGATCTGTAAGAGCCTGCGACAGAACATTCCCGTTATGCTGCTATATGTACTCGAAAGTAACGGCAGCAGCCCGGGCAGAAGAGGCTTTTTTATGGCCGTAAATGAATCAGGAGAAATAGCCGGCTCCATCGGCGGCGGCATCATGGAACACAAGTTTGCTGAGATGGCGAAAGAACAGTTAGGACACTTTGCTACCTCCTACTCCATTCACCAGCAACACCATGACAAGAGCGTACCCAAGAACCAGAGCGGCATGATCTGCTCCGGCGATCAGACCATCCTGTTATACAAACTGACGCCAGACAGTATCACGCCTGTTAACAAGATCATTGCCTGTCTGATGCAACACCAGCAAGGTATACTGGAGCTCTCTCCGCTGGGACTGCAGTTTACCAGCGAAGTGCAGGGCCATCCGGCATATGACTATCACATGCAGTCAGAGCTCGACTGGTATTACCGGGAAAAGATCGGATACCGGGATTACCTGCATATTATCGGCGGGGGACATTGTTCACTGGCACTCTCGGACATCATGCACAAACTGGACTTTTATGTACATGTCTATGAAGAACGTCCGCAGGTACATACATTGTTGCAAAACAATAGTGCACATGAGAAGACCATTGTACATGATTACAGTCAGCTGGAAACGCTCATTTCCGGTGGACCACATCATTACGTGGTGATCATGACGGTGGGTTACCGTACTGATGATATTGCGTTACGTGCATTGCTGTATACATCTTTAAGATATTGCGGGGTATTAGGTAGTGCCGCTAAGATGGACAAAATGTTTGCCACCTATCGGGCAGAAGGCATCCCCGATTCACTGCTCACCAGGTTGTATGCGCCGATAGGCATAGACATCAGCAGTCAGACGCCGGAAGAAATAGCGGTGAGTATTGCCGCTCAGCTCATACAGACAAGGCATTTACCTACTCCCGCGTCACCCGTCCCGAAATCAGACCATACGGCTCATCCGTCGCCATGA